In Streptomyces chartreusis, the following proteins share a genomic window:
- the ehuA gene encoding ectoine/hydroxyectoine ABC transporter ATP-binding protein EhuA, which translates to MSTDIQHNPEKNPAENRSNGELIRLEQVTKRFGDNTVLDNLDFSVQAGKHVTLIGPSGSGKTTILRLLMTLTKPDEGRITVDGQQLFPAPEKQIREVRKKIGMVFQQFNLFPNMTVLRNITEAPVTVLGMSKDEAEARARELLDMVGLADKCDARPTQLSGGQQQRVAIARALAMRPQVLLLDEVTSALDPELVAGVLDLLRDIARTTDITMLCVTHEMNFARDISDQVLMFDSGRVIESGTPEKIFNDPENDRTREFLSAVL; encoded by the coding sequence TTGTCCACTGACATCCAGCACAACCCTGAGAAGAACCCGGCCGAGAACCGCTCCAACGGCGAACTGATCCGTCTCGAGCAGGTCACCAAGCGGTTCGGCGACAACACCGTCCTCGACAACCTCGACTTCTCGGTCCAGGCCGGCAAGCACGTCACGCTGATCGGACCGTCCGGATCGGGCAAGACCACGATCCTGCGGCTGCTGATGACGCTGACCAAGCCGGACGAGGGCCGGATCACGGTGGACGGGCAGCAGCTGTTCCCCGCTCCCGAGAAGCAGATCCGCGAGGTCCGCAAGAAGATCGGGATGGTGTTCCAGCAGTTCAACCTGTTCCCGAACATGACCGTGCTGCGCAACATCACCGAGGCGCCGGTCACCGTGCTCGGCATGTCGAAGGACGAGGCCGAGGCGCGCGCCCGTGAGCTGCTGGACATGGTGGGCCTCGCCGACAAGTGCGACGCCCGTCCGACCCAGCTGTCCGGCGGCCAGCAGCAGCGGGTGGCGATAGCGCGGGCGCTGGCGATGCGTCCGCAGGTGCTGCTGCTCGACGAGGTGACGTCGGCGCTGGACCCGGAGCTGGTCGCGGGCGTTCTGGACCTGCTGCGGGACATCGCGCGCACCACCGACATCACGATGCTCTGTGTGACCCACGAGATGAATTTCGCCCGGGACATCTCGGACCAGGTCCTGATGTTCGACTCCGGCCGGGTCATCGAGTCCGGCACCCCGGAGAAGATCTTCAACGACCCCGAGAACGACCGGACACGGGAGTTCCTCAGCGCTGTGCTGTGA